The following proteins come from a genomic window of Nautilia profundicola AmH:
- the panB gene encoding 3-methyl-2-oxobutanoate hydroxymethyltransferase → MKNTLKTLYKKDKLTMITAYDALFAKIFDNIADIILVGDSLNMSFLGESDTLNATVDQMIYHTRAVCNGAKKAYIVCDMPFGSYVTPEKGLENAVRIYKETKADAVKLEGGAEKAEHVKLLTDNAIAVVGHIGLMPQFSRSEGGYIVKGKDEDSRKRLLEDAKAIEEAGAVMLVIEGVKEDVAREITESVNIPTIGIGAGRYTTGQVLVWSDMLGFFEEFKPKFVRRYLNGAELVRDAVKKYAEDVKNGKFPGEEEIY, encoded by the coding sequence ATGAAAAATACTTTAAAAACATTGTATAAAAAAGACAAACTTACAATGATTACCGCATATGATGCGCTTTTTGCAAAAATTTTTGACAATATTGCGGATATTATTTTGGTAGGTGACAGCCTAAATATGAGCTTTTTGGGAGAAAGTGACACGTTAAACGCTACGGTTGATCAGATGATTTATCATACAAGAGCGGTATGTAACGGTGCTAAAAAAGCATATATCGTGTGCGATATGCCGTTTGGAAGTTATGTGACTCCTGAAAAAGGTCTTGAAAACGCCGTAAGGATTTATAAAGAAACAAAAGCCGACGCCGTGAAACTCGAAGGAGGTGCGGAAAAGGCCGAGCATGTTAAGTTGCTCACGGATAATGCAATAGCGGTAGTGGGGCATATCGGGCTTATGCCGCAGTTTAGCAGAAGTGAAGGAGGATACATCGTAAAAGGAAAAGATGAAGACTCAAGAAAAAGACTTCTTGAGGATGCAAAGGCTATCGAAGAAGCCGGAGCCGTAATGCTTGTGATTGAAGGTGTAAAAGAAGACGTGGCCCGTGAAATTACGGAGAGTGTAAATATCCCGACTATCGGAATAGGTGCCGGAAGATATACAACCGGACAGGTTCTTGTGTGGAGCGATATGCTTGGCTTTTTTGAAGAGTTTAAGCCTAAATTCGTCCGCCGCTATTTAAACGGAGCCGAGCTTGTAAGAGATGCGGTTAAAAAATACGCGGAAGATGTAAAAAACGGAAAATTCCCGGGTGAAGAGGAAATATATTAA
- the ruvB gene encoding Holliday junction branch migration DNA helicase RuvB: MRIVEVEKVSFDEVYEKSLRPQNLDEYIGQEQIKKNLKVFIEAAKKRGESLDHILFFGPPGLGKTTLANIIASEMGSNLKTISAPMLEKSGDLAAILTNLEDGDILFIDEIHRLKASIEEVLYSAMEDFRLDIVIGSGPAAQTIKLDVARFTLIGATTRAGMLSNPLRDRFGMSFRLNFYNHEELSEIIRLAAQKLSKEIESNAAVEIAKRSRGTPRIALRLLKRVRDFAEIKDENTITHKTTKYALDELGINEHGFDELDIKFLTLLADAKKPIGLSTIAAALSEDEGTIEEVIEPFLLANGFVEKTPKGRIATRKAYEILRFPAGSLF, encoded by the coding sequence ATGAGAATAGTTGAAGTTGAAAAAGTGAGTTTTGACGAGGTTTATGAGAAATCTCTAAGGCCTCAGAATCTTGATGAATATATTGGGCAGGAGCAGATTAAAAAGAATCTGAAAGTGTTTATAGAAGCGGCAAAAAAGAGAGGAGAATCACTTGATCATATCCTATTTTTCGGACCTCCAGGGCTTGGGAAAACCACTTTGGCAAATATTATTGCCAGTGAAATGGGAAGTAATCTAAAAACAATATCTGCTCCTATGCTTGAAAAATCAGGGGATTTGGCAGCTATTCTTACGAACCTTGAAGACGGAGATATTCTCTTTATCGATGAAATTCACCGTCTAAAAGCATCAATTGAAGAAGTGCTTTATTCGGCAATGGAGGATTTCAGACTTGATATCGTAATCGGAAGCGGTCCTGCAGCCCAGACTATCAAACTCGATGTTGCGAGATTTACGCTTATCGGTGCTACAACGAGAGCCGGTATGCTCTCTAATCCTCTTCGTGACAGATTCGGTATGAGTTTCAGACTCAATTTCTATAACCATGAAGAGCTTAGCGAAATCATAAGACTTGCCGCACAAAAATTAAGTAAAGAAATCGAGTCAAATGCAGCCGTAGAAATTGCAAAACGCTCACGTGGAACACCGAGAATAGCACTAAGACTTCTTAAAAGAGTCAGGGATTTTGCAGAAATTAAAGATGAAAACACAATCACACACAAAACAACTAAATACGCGCTTGACGAGCTTGGTATTAATGAACACGGGTTTGACGAGCTTGATATAAAATTTTTAACACTTCTTGCAGATGCCAAAAAACCTATTGGTCTTTCAACAATAGCAGCGGCTTTAAGTGAAGATGAGGGGACTATTGAAGAGGTGATAGAACCGTTTTTACTTGCAAATGGTTTTGTGGAAAAAACACCAAAAGGCAGAATAGCCACAAGAAAAGCGTATGAAATACTTAGATTTCCGGCAGGGAGTCTGTTTTAA
- a CDS encoding AI-2E family transporter produces the protein MKFLTFLTIVVGYFVYLTYKPYLLDIAIASLMAIAFGKVSVLISNKIENKYLSSTVVTLIFALLIFGPILYFVVTAGKFISHIDIENIKNIIIKAQDLLQYLPQFVAEKAHEYINPDNIAQIYNTVAPIIGTLTAKSAVFIKDAFLIVIFFFFATLYGKEIMEFFKKVIPLEEKQLEKLFFGTSEVMSVVFYSTVFTAILEGILFGIIAKVYGFNFFFFTIMYAFSSLIPVIGGVIMWGPVSLYLYSIGNTTGAVVVALYSIIVISIIADTFIKPIIIEFVKKTFDADTELNSLLIFFSIVAGLSSFGLWGIIIGPAVTAMFISILRFYEKI, from the coding sequence ATGAAATTTTTAACATTCCTAACTATTGTTGTTGGATATTTTGTATATCTGACATACAAACCGTATCTTCTTGATATTGCTATAGCGTCACTGATGGCGATTGCTTTTGGTAAAGTTAGTGTTTTAATTAGTAATAAAATTGAAAATAAATATCTTTCCTCTACAGTAGTAACTTTAATATTTGCGCTTTTAATATTCGGACCTATTTTATATTTTGTTGTGACAGCGGGGAAGTTTATATCACATATAGATATTGAAAATATTAAAAATATTATAATAAAAGCACAGGATCTTCTTCAGTATTTACCTCAATTTGTTGCTGAGAAAGCTCATGAATATATAAATCCTGATAATATTGCACAAATATATAATACGGTGGCTCCGATTATTGGAACACTTACAGCAAAAAGTGCCGTTTTTATTAAAGATGCTTTTTTAATTGTTATCTTTTTCTTTTTTGCCACATTATACGGTAAAGAAATAATGGAATTTTTTAAAAAAGTGATACCTTTGGAAGAAAAACAGCTTGAAAAACTGTTTTTCGGAACAAGCGAAGTAATGAGTGTAGTGTTTTATTCTACGGTATTTACCGCAATACTTGAGGGTATTCTTTTTGGAATTATTGCAAAAGTTTATGGCTTTAATTTCTTTTTCTTTACTATTATGTATGCGTTTTCGTCACTGATCCCTGTAATAGGTGGCGTCATTATGTGGGGACCTGTAAGCCTTTACTTGTATTCTATAGGTAACACAACAGGAGCTGTGGTTGTTGCTTTATATTCAATTATTGTTATTTCAATAATAGCAGATACTTTTATAAAGCCGATTATTATAGAGTTTGTTAAAAAAACTTTCGATGCTGATACTGAACTTAATTCATTGCTTATTTTCTTTTCAATCGTAGCAGGATTGTCTTCTTTCGGACTATGGGGTATTATAATCGGACCGGCTGTAACAGCTATGTTTATATCAATATTACGTTTCTATGAAAAGATTTAG
- a CDS encoding HrcA family transcriptional regulator encodes MNKKVELVLNELIQVYLTKSEPLSSTKLKEIANLPFSASSIRSYLKKLEENELVEKEHFSSGSYPSVKAMKSFWRDSLKNRTVDDEIDLREKAEELDIYVMIEMFENQLLVNVYNLNNKFIVLEFEKDEVVFKYDDNLYTLFKSVKGILLDELRKYLLHIGLKKEYESIKKLYKYEAFNKKFIYKEDINTESFEKFNFSSYPKGISFFDDYLIFKTMKNSNNVYKNILLVGNIYTDFFEVTKPVKGGE; translated from the coding sequence ATGAACAAAAAAGTTGAGTTAGTATTAAATGAGTTAATACAGGTTTACTTAACAAAAAGTGAACCGTTGAGCTCAACTAAATTAAAAGAAATAGCTAATTTGCCTTTTTCGGCATCAAGTATCAGAAGCTATTTGAAAAAGCTTGAGGAAAATGAACTGGTTGAAAAGGAACATTTTTCGAGCGGTTCGTATCCGAGTGTGAAAGCTATGAAGTCATTTTGGCGGGACAGTTTAAAAAATAGAACTGTCGATGACGAAATTGATTTGAGAGAAAAAGCTGAAGAATTAGATATATATGTTATGATTGAGATGTTTGAAAATCAGTTGCTTGTTAATGTGTATAATTTAAATAACAAATTTATCGTTTTGGAATTTGAAAAAGATGAAGTTGTATTTAAATATGATGACAATTTATATACTTTATTCAAATCTGTAAAAGGTATTCTTTTAGATGAATTAAGAAAATATCTTTTGCACATAGGTTTGAAAAAAGAGTATGAGTCGATAAAAAAGCTTTATAAATATGAAGCTTTTAATAAGAAATTTATTTATAAAGAAGACATTAATACTGAGTCTTTTGAAAAGTTCAATTTTAGTTCTTATCCAAAAGGGATAAGTTTCTTTGATGATTATTTAATTTTCAAAACTATGAAAAACAGTAATAATGTTTACAAAAATATATTACTTGTGGGTAATATATATACGGATTTTTTTGAAGTAACGAAACCCGTGAAAGGAGGGGAATAA
- the grpE gene encoding nucleotide exchange factor GrpE, translating into MSKKKHHEKKHEEKNENQVDIEALQKQNEELQAKLDEALRAYAKCENDKKLLQKEADSAIEYAYEKFAKDLLPVVDSLELAIAHSGDIEDKAEAFDKLLEGVELTLKKLLDTFKNHGIEPVEHDEFNPEIHQAIQQVQSEEHEDGQIVDIYQKGYTLKGRVIRPSMVTINKK; encoded by the coding sequence ATGAGTAAAAAAAAGCATCATGAAAAAAAACATGAAGAAAAAAATGAAAATCAAGTTGATATAGAAGCGCTTCAAAAACAAAATGAAGAGCTTCAGGCTAAACTTGATGAAGCCTTAAGAGCTTATGCAAAATGCGAAAACGATAAGAAGCTTCTTCAAAAAGAAGCAGACAGTGCAATAGAATATGCATATGAAAAATTTGCAAAGGATCTGTTGCCGGTGGTTGATTCTCTTGAACTTGCTATCGCACATTCAGGAGATATAGAAGATAAAGCCGAAGCGTTCGACAAACTTCTTGAAGGTGTCGAACTTACACTTAAAAAACTGCTTGATACGTTTAAAAACCACGGTATTGAGCCGGTAGAGCATGATGAATTTAACCCTGAAATTCATCAGGCTATTCAGCAGGTACAAAGCGAAGAACATGAAGACGGTCAGATAGTTGATATCTATCAAAAGGGATATACTCTAAAAGGAAGAGTTATAAGACCGTCAATGGTAACAATAAATAAAAAATAA
- the dnaK gene encoding molecular chaperone DnaK: MGKVIGIDLGTTNSAMAYYDGKDAKIIANKEGRNTTPSVVAFTDKGEVLVGEPAKRQAITNPERTIYSVKRIMGMMCNEPKAQEAKKHVQYKIVDKNGACAVEVDGKVYTPQEISAKILMKLKKDAEEFFGEEVTEAVITVPAYFNDSQRKATQEAGKIAGLNVLRIINEPTAAALAYGLDKKGEEKILVYDLGGGTFDVTVLEIGDGTFQVLATDGNAFLGGDDFDNRIVDWLISEFKAETGIDLSQDKMALQRLKDAAEQAKKELSTKEETEINLPFITADASGPKHLVKKLTRAKFEAMIDDLLQETLRHIDTALEDAGLSKDEIDEIVMVGGSTRIPKVQELVSNYFNGKKLNKSVNPDEVVALGAAIQAGVLKGDVKDVLLLDVTPLSLGIETLGGVMTKIIEKGTTIPVKKSQVFSTAEDNQTAVTIHVLQGEAELAKDNKSLGQFNLEGIPPAPRGVPQIEVTFDIDANGVLNVSAKDKTSGKEQKITITGSSTLSEEEIERMVREAEEANRKEKARIEAIKARNELDAVAYQAEKFINDNKDKLGDVSALEAKIKEAKELIEQQSEDKAKIEALKNEINTELQNVAQNMAQQQQAQGGAQQQNQNKGGDDDVIDAEVE, from the coding sequence ATGGGAAAAGTAATAGGAATTGACTTAGGAACAACAAACTCAGCAATGGCATACTATGATGGTAAAGATGCGAAAATCATTGCTAATAAAGAAGGTAGAAATACTACTCCATCAGTTGTAGCGTTCACTGACAAAGGTGAAGTATTAGTAGGTGAACCTGCAAAAAGACAGGCGATTACAAACCCTGAAAGAACAATCTATTCTGTAAAAAGAATTATGGGTATGATGTGTAACGAGCCTAAGGCTCAGGAAGCTAAAAAACACGTACAGTACAAAATCGTTGACAAAAACGGTGCGTGTGCTGTAGAAGTAGACGGAAAAGTATATACTCCGCAAGAAATTTCAGCAAAAATCTTAATGAAACTTAAAAAAGACGCTGAAGAGTTCTTTGGTGAAGAAGTAACTGAAGCGGTAATTACTGTACCTGCATACTTCAACGACAGCCAAAGAAAAGCGACTCAGGAAGCTGGTAAAATCGCAGGACTTAATGTACTAAGAATTATTAACGAACCGACAGCAGCAGCACTTGCATACGGACTTGATAAAAAAGGTGAAGAAAAAATCTTAGTATACGACCTTGGTGGTGGTACATTCGACGTAACAGTACTTGAAATCGGTGATGGTACATTCCAGGTACTTGCGACTGACGGTAACGCATTCCTTGGTGGGGATGACTTCGACAACAGAATTGTTGACTGGTTAATCAGTGAATTCAAAGCTGAAACTGGAATCGATTTAAGCCAAGACAAAATGGCGCTTCAAAGATTAAAAGACGCTGCAGAGCAGGCTAAAAAAGAATTATCAACAAAAGAAGAGACTGAAATTAACCTGCCGTTCATTACAGCTGACGCAAGCGGACCAAAACACCTTGTTAAAAAATTAACAAGAGCTAAATTCGAAGCAATGATCGATGATCTGTTACAAGAAACATTAAGACACATTGATACTGCACTTGAAGATGCAGGTCTAAGCAAAGATGAAATTGATGAAATCGTAATGGTTGGTGGTTCAACAAGAATCCCTAAAGTACAAGAGCTTGTAAGCAATTACTTTAACGGTAAAAAACTAAATAAATCAGTTAACCCTGACGAAGTTGTAGCACTTGGTGCGGCAATTCAGGCAGGTGTATTGAAAGGTGACGTTAAAGATGTATTATTACTTGACGTAACACCGCTTAGCCTTGGTATTGAAACACTCGGTGGGGTTATGACTAAAATTATCGAAAAAGGTACAACTATACCTGTTAAGAAATCACAGGTGTTCAGTACTGCTGAAGACAACCAGACAGCGGTTACAATTCATGTATTACAAGGTGAAGCGGAACTTGCAAAAGACAATAAATCACTTGGACAGTTCAACCTTGAAGGAATTCCGCCGGCACCAAGAGGAGTACCTCAAATCGAAGTTACATTCGACATCGACGCAAACGGTGTGCTTAATGTAAGTGCTAAAGACAAAACAAGCGGTAAAGAGCAAAAAATTACAATTACAGGAAGCTCAACTCTAAGCGAAGAAGAAATCGAAAGAATGGTTAGAGAAGCTGAAGAAGCTAACAGAAAAGAAAAAGCGAGAATTGAAGCTATTAAAGCAAGAAATGAGCTTGACGCTGTAGCATATCAGGCTGAGAAATTCATTAACGACAATAAAGACAAACTTGGTGACGTAAGCGCACTTGAAGCTAAAATCAAAGAAGCTAAAGAGCTTATTGAACAGCAAAGCGAAGATAAAGCGAAAATAGAAGCTCTTAAAAATGAAATTAATACTGAGCTTCAGAATGTTGCACAGAATATGGCTCAACAGCAACAAGCACAAGGTGGAGCACAACAGCAAAACCAAAATAAAGGCGGTGACGACGACGTTATCGATGCAGAAGTGGAATAA
- a CDS encoding mechanosensitive ion channel family protein, protein MKSWIILVFSLFLYSQTLNDILKQIPESSPNYSLAKILILKTNTLKFEKPVININPKNEKEYLSSFFQLVKLLNLSYNLPKQINELQDKIIILQSQTDPISQIQLQYFQKNLDIKNKILNYISNNFAAFEEKLFNKLHLIKFNNEVAKRNIENLKNQLTKHQQKLEKLKIELQKWKLLNNKKNILITQQEINKTLNNVKKLYKNLLNEELIIWFYELKNKNKSAFKTDDFILEYAKKADSSIYKPLNQIIIDYEKFTFGAKVFVYGAKKELEIFTQKTLNIINYPIFKVGNRTITPLNFAIFILVLIIGWFIGKYYKYIIYRLRHKKNISYSTATLLANMGYYSILTLSFLIALKVVGLDLSSLAIIAGALSVGIGFGLQNVVSNFVSGIILMFERSIKVGDYIQIDQDTRGEVVDISMRSTVIRTNDNINLIIPNQSFIQNNVINWTLGDDIVRFRVPFGVAYGSDIDKVEKVILNAISKANLPYIKKHSTLDTTPLVVFMEMADSSLNFELFVWVKGEYARRPRRTRSEFLKVIYKALNEAGINIPFPQQDLHIKDSVPFEIRIKK, encoded by the coding sequence ATGAAAAGCTGGATTATTTTAGTTTTTTCGTTATTTTTATATTCACAGACTTTAAATGATATTTTAAAACAAATACCGGAAAGTTCACCAAATTATTCTTTAGCGAAAATATTAATATTAAAAACAAATACATTAAAATTTGAAAAACCTGTGATAAATATTAATCCTAAAAACGAGAAAGAGTATTTGAGTTCTTTTTTCCAACTTGTAAAGCTTTTAAATCTATCATATAACCTTCCTAAACAAATCAACGAATTACAGGATAAAATTATAATTTTGCAAAGTCAAACCGATCCAATTTCTCAAATCCAACTGCAATACTTCCAAAAAAATTTGGATATTAAAAATAAAATTTTAAATTATATTAGTAATAATTTTGCTGCTTTTGAAGAAAAACTATTTAATAAATTGCACTTGATTAAATTCAATAATGAAGTTGCAAAAAGAAATATTGAAAATCTCAAAAATCAATTAACAAAACATCAACAAAAACTTGAAAAATTAAAAATTGAATTACAAAAATGGAAGTTGTTGAATAATAAAAAAAATATATTAATTACACAACAAGAAATAAATAAAACATTAAATAATGTAAAAAAATTATATAAAAATTTATTAAATGAAGAACTTATTATATGGTTTTATGAGCTAAAAAATAAAAACAAAAGCGCTTTTAAAACTGATGATTTTATTCTTGAATATGCAAAAAAAGCCGACTCTTCTATTTATAAACCTCTAAATCAGATAATTATAGATTATGAAAAATTTACATTTGGTGCTAAAGTGTTCGTATACGGAGCTAAAAAAGAACTTGAAATATTTACGCAAAAGACGCTTAATATAATTAATTATCCGATATTCAAAGTAGGCAATAGAACAATAACTCCTTTAAATTTTGCAATATTTATTTTAGTATTAATTATCGGATGGTTTATAGGTAAATATTATAAATATATTATTTACCGATTAAGGCATAAAAAAAATATATCATATTCAACTGCTACATTATTAGCAAATATGGGCTATTATTCTATTCTTACCCTTTCTTTTTTAATTGCTCTTAAAGTCGTAGGGCTTGATTTAAGTTCACTTGCAATAATCGCAGGTGCTCTTTCTGTCGGTATCGGTTTTGGTTTACAAAACGTTGTAAGCAATTTTGTAAGCGGCATTATTTTAATGTTTGAGAGAAGTATCAAAGTGGGAGATTATATTCAAATAGACCAGGATACAAGAGGAGAAGTTGTAGATATTTCAATGCGTTCAACTGTAATACGTACCAATGACAACATCAATTTAATCATCCCAAATCAGTCCTTTATCCAAAACAATGTAATCAATTGGACTTTGGGAGATGATATCGTAAGATTCAGGGTGCCTTTTGGTGTAGCATATGGAAGCGATATCGATAAAGTGGAAAAAGTGATATTAAACGCTATTTCAAAAGCTAATCTGCCATATATTAAAAAACATTCAACTCTTGACACAACACCACTTGTTGTTTTTATGGAAATGGCTGATAGCAGTCTTAATTTTGAACTGTTTGTATGGGTTAAAGGAGAATATGCAAGACGCCCGAGACGTACAAGAAGCGAATTTTTAAAAGTTATTTATAAAGCTTTAAACGAAGCAGGAATAAACATTCCATTCCCACAGCAGGATTTACATATTAAAGATTCCGTTCCTTTTGAAATTAGAATTAAAAAATAA
- a CDS encoding chloride channel protein — protein MIFKLIVTSILIGIVTGFFIVIYSLFTKFLSFILFLGDPYETISTLPVWYLYLIPFISIVIINYLISKNHTVKEYGVSEIATAVEENKILFTLKDLILKIFASALSIASGFAVGNEGPSAAIGAMIAQKFHNLIKLPKNMLKISLSIGASSGIAAIFVSPITGIMFAIENIAYEFVKNFSSYLILGSIISFSIAWHFLEPLIFTYSTGKFLEYKYIFASFIFIPIITLFIYFYLALKDIVLNFLKNKLPYSQKNFYMAAIGSLVIGTILLISPYAAFSGHEVVKILINDYGHFPLYMIFILIVLRIIATSTSLYANAVGGLFIALMSIGALVGYGFAEFMNLFNYKIEPFYFAAIGAAVFMGVNMRLPLTAVVLALEITYDYNVIVPTAISVVLVTFITTLKFDIKKASAKKGLK, from the coding sequence ATGATTTTTAAACTCATCGTCACATCAATTTTAATAGGTATAGTAACAGGTTTTTTTATTGTAATTTATTCATTATTTACAAAATTTTTATCTTTTATTCTTTTTTTAGGTGATCCTTATGAAACTATATCCACATTACCTGTTTGGTATTTATATCTGATCCCTTTTATCTCAATAGTCATTATAAATTATTTAATTTCTAAAAATCATACTGTTAAAGAATATGGTGTTTCTGAAATTGCAACTGCTGTTGAAGAGAATAAAATTCTTTTTACACTTAAAGATTTAATACTAAAAATATTTGCCTCGGCTTTATCAATCGCAAGCGGCTTTGCTGTCGGAAACGAAGGTCCGTCTGCAGCAATAGGAGCCATGATCGCTCAAAAGTTTCATAATCTAATCAAACTGCCTAAAAATATGCTTAAAATTTCATTAAGTATAGGGGCAAGTAGTGGTATTGCAGCAATATTCGTATCACCAATAACCGGTATAATGTTTGCAATTGAAAACATTGCTTATGAGTTTGTAAAAAATTTTTCGAGTTATTTAATATTAGGCAGCATCATATCCTTCAGTATAGCCTGGCATTTTTTAGAACCCCTGATTTTCACTTATTCTACTGGCAAATTTTTAGAATATAAATATATTTTTGCAAGTTTTATTTTCATCCCTATCATTACTCTTTTTATTTATTTTTATTTAGCATTAAAAGATATCGTGTTAAATTTCTTAAAAAACAAATTGCCTTATTCCCAGAAAAATTTTTATATGGCTGCTATAGGTAGTTTGGTTATAGGAACAATTTTACTTATATCTCCTTATGCAGCTTTCAGCGGTCATGAAGTAGTTAAAATTCTTATTAATGACTACGGTCATTTTCCATTATATATGATTTTTATTTTAATTGTATTGAGAATAATCGCAACAAGTACTTCATTATATGCTAATGCAGTAGGAGGATTATTTATTGCTCTTATGAGCATAGGCGCTTTAGTTGGTTATGGATTTGCTGAATTTATGAATTTATTTAATTATAAAATCGAACCGTTTTATTTTGCTGCGATAGGTGCCGCTGTATTCATGGGTGTTAACATGAGGTTACCTCTCACAGCCGTTGTATTGGCTTTGGAAATTACATACGATTATAATGTTATAGTCCCTACTGCAATAAGTGTGGTATTGGTTACGTTTATTACGACACTAAAATTCGATATAAAAAAAGCATCTGCGAAAAAAGGTTTAAAATGA
- a CDS encoding DUF2914 domain-containing protein, protein MKKILLLCFTLITLFGYDVKEFVTCKDVQNLTPVEITDKFTTADKKVYAFAYFTNIEENSLIDFIWEKEVNGIWKLYADIQLPIFAGVRWRTYSNITIRPFFTGKWRVSIVEGNDTIDTKEFYITEANETK, encoded by the coding sequence ATGAAAAAAATATTGCTTTTATGTTTTACATTAATTACCCTATTTGGCTACGATGTAAAAGAATTTGTAACTTGTAAAGATGTTCAAAATCTAACACCGGTAGAAATAACGGACAAATTTACTACAGCAGATAAAAAAGTATATGCTTTTGCATATTTTACAAATATTGAAGAAAATTCATTAATTGATTTTATTTGGGAAAAAGAAGTTAATGGCATATGGAAACTTTATGCCGATATTCAATTGCCTATTTTTGCAGGAGTAAGATGGAGAACATATTCAAATATCACTATTCGTCCATTTTTTACAGGTAAATGGAGAGTAAGTATTGTTGAAGGAAATGATACTATTGATACAAAAGAATTTTATATCACAGAAGCAAATGAAACAAAATAA
- the dtd gene encoding D-aminoacyl-tRNA deacylase has protein sequence MKAVLQRVKHSSVSVEGKLINEINEGLNVLIGFEKDDNDEKLKKMAKKIVSLRIFGERFEKSVADIKGEILLIPNFTIPAITKKGTRPNFQNSMQPSTAKEFYDKMVKELNNYIPTKAGVFGAEMQVEITNNGPVTIILEV, from the coding sequence ATGAAAGCAGTACTTCAGAGGGTTAAACATTCAAGCGTAAGCGTTGAAGGTAAACTTATAAATGAAATTAACGAAGGCCTAAATGTACTTATAGGATTTGAAAAAGACGACAATGATGAAAAACTTAAAAAAATGGCTAAAAAAATTGTCTCTTTAAGAATATTCGGTGAGAGATTTGAAAAAAGTGTAGCAGATATAAAAGGAGAAATCCTTTTAATACCGAACTTCACAATACCGGCCATTACAAAAAAAGGCACACGCCCTAATTTTCAAAATTCTATGCAGCCTTCTACTGCAAAAGAATTTTATGATAAAATGGTAAAAGAATTAAATAATTACATTCCAACAAAAGCCGGTGTATTTGGAGCCGAGATGCAAGTTGAAATAACAAATAACGGTCCTGTAACTATTATTTTGGAGGTCTAA
- the hemH gene encoding ferrochelatase has product MKKAIILLNMGGARSPEELKEFLYNMFKDKRIISSPIRHILAPLISNLRYKKVWGNYESIGGSRIYDLTGKLCENMKKHTDTDVIYAMRYTKPHLKEIIGKYEEVTLLPLYPHYSFTTYESSLDELKETNYSGKVNIVKPFFEDERFNEIITENILNSVKNPEEWHLIFSAHGLPKKMIERGDEYQSHIEKHVDLLKEKLQGFKSVNLAYQSRFGFAEWLKPYLHEELEKYKNEKVLIYPISFMIDNSETDLELKVEYKHLADEIGIKEYKVVECPNESEKVAKFLVELANESSTSEG; this is encoded by the coding sequence ATGAAAAAAGCGATAATACTGTTAAATATGGGAGGGGCGAGAAGCCCTGAGGAGCTTAAAGAGTTTTTATACAATATGTTTAAGGACAAAAGAATTATATCTTCTCCTATAAGACACATATTAGCTCCTCTTATTTCAAACCTCAGGTACAAAAAAGTATGGGGAAACTACGAAAGCATAGGCGGAAGCAGAATATACGACCTCACAGGGAAACTGTGTGAAAATATGAAAAAACACACCGACACCGACGTAATTTACGCAATGAGGTATACGAAACCCCATCTTAAAGAAATTATCGGTAAATACGAAGAAGTAACGCTTCTTCCGCTTTATCCGCACTACTCTTTTACAACATACGAAAGCTCATTGGATGAACTGAAAGAAACAAACTATTCAGGAAAAGTAAACATAGTAAAACCGTTTTTTGAAGATGAAAGGTTTAATGAAATCATAACCGAGAATATATTAAATTCCGTTAAAAACCCTGAGGAATGGCACCTGATATTCTCCGCCCACGGTCTTCCGAAAAAGATGATTGAAAGAGGAGATGAATACCAGTCTCACATAGAAAAACATGTAGATCTTTTAAAAGAAAAACTACAAGGTTTCAAATCGGTAAACCTCGCATACCAATCAAGATTCGGATTTGCCGAGTGGCTCAAACCCTATCTTCACGAAGAGCTTGAAAAATACAAAAACGAAAAGGTATTAATTTACCCTATTTCGTTTATGATCGACAACAGCGAAACGGATCTGGAACTTAAAGTAGAATATAAACATCTGGCCGATGAAATAGGAATAAAAGAGTATAAAGTCGTAGAATGTCCGAATGAGAGTGAAAAAGTGGCAAAATTTTTAGTGGAGCTTGCTAATGAAAGCAGTACTTCAGAGGGTTAA